The nucleotide window GGTTATATCCAAGAGTTATATAATaatttactaaaataaataaataaaaactttaACTATAAAAAAAAGTGTTAACATATTATTACCCATTGGTTCTATATCCAATTTACATAAGCCCAGATATCttaccaattaaaaaaaaaagcccATTTTGTTATTTCCCTGATAACCCAATTTCGAACCAACTATACATTTTTTTTCTTTACTTGTAATTTCATATGACATCTTAATTTGATTGTGTGAGAATACAACCAACCTGGCCCATAGGGTTCTTCACTTTTTAACTATGTTATACTATCTAACCGTGTAAGTTTTTATATAGAATACAttttaaaatttgataaaaataaaCACGTCAGCTCACAAGCCCGCCATacaatttataaaaataaacacgtCAGCTCACAAGCCTGCCATATTCACTCGAGGGTGGACAATTTAGCTAAACTTATTTGTGAGGTAACATGTTACATGGGCCTGTTTAAATTTAACCAAACCCACAAATTTTCTTTTAGGTTTGTGTTGTTACTTGTTGCAGTCTCTAAAATTGTTACTTTTATCAAACCTATAAATTTTCTGTTAGATTTGTGTTGTTACTCTTTGCGGTCTCTAAAATTGTTACTTTTCGTCTACAAGAAAAAAGGTTAATATTTCTGTTaaataattcttttacaagtttaaaaaataatatataatattttttatttaaaaaaaaggtttAAATTGGCGGGACAAGATAAGTCTTATCTAGTTATTTCAGTTAGTGTTTTGCAATGGCTGCTGCTGCCTCACCCATTTTCTATCTCCACCCATTCAAAACCACTCTGACTCCATCCCTTCACAAACACAAACCCATCTCCATCAAATGCACCTTAGATCAGCCACCAGACTTCCCCTCACCGGACGACTCCGCCACCACAAGCCCGGAGACCTTCCCCATCGAGAAACGCCGGCGATCCGAAATCATCCGAGACCGAAAATCTAAAGGCCTTGTAAAACCCGAACCACCCAATTTTGAAATCGGATGGAAGCGAACGGTGCCGATTCCGTTGGAGAAGCCTACAGGGTATGTGATTATGGATTTTCTTGAGAAGTTGGAGGAGTTGATGGATAAGGAGTACGGATCGACCGCCTTGTTAGCCAAGGTAGACTAATGATCGAGTTAATCCAAATCGGGtataccaatggggtggtggtccattggcaaaggccAAAGGCTAAGCCTTTAAACACCTTGGGAgagggaggtcttgggttcaactCCCATAGACGATatggaataaaagaaatttgttgttcaaaaaaaaaaaaaaaaatcctaatcggGTGACTAACACACTCCAGACTGCTTCCAAAAAGACACTCAGCAAAAAGAATTAGTATTATATAAAtagtttattactttatttgaTGACATTTGCGTCCTATGGTTTACGTTTATCCAATTATGCCATTATTTTGAGGTCAAATTATAAATTTGTACCATTTT belongs to Helianthus annuus cultivar XRQ/B chromosome 5, HanXRQr2.0-SUNRISE, whole genome shotgun sequence and includes:
- the LOC110942065 gene encoding uncharacterized protein LOC110942065, whose translation is MAAAASPIFYLHPFKTTLTPSLHKHKPISIKCTLDQPPDFPSPDDSATTSPETFPIEKRRRSEIIRDRKSKGLVKPEPPNFEIGWKRTVPIPLEKPTGYVIMDFLEKLEELMDKEYGSTALLAKVGEIVAERAREEAEVLRDDGKVEDRMVTELFRVLKLMEMDLEMVKAAVKEETLNERIQQAKARCRQAILVANSF